TTATCTGATGATTCCTATATAATAAGGATGGGTTTTCTTATACATTAATATTTGTTCCGATATGTTTTTTCTTAACATTTGTGTTGACTAGAGATCAATTCTTCGACATCAAATTATATTACATGGATATATGATGCCTATCCttataaactgttatttgtaATTGTTCGCAAATCAAACGTCCGTTTTACACTTTTGTGAATTGCCAATCCGTCAGCCGTgcaaatctgtttttttttatgttccttAATTTTACATTTGAAGCTTCTTACGTCGGTTTTGCTACTAATCTAGAGtgctataaaatatatattgtaattataATGACCTGTTAGAAGAAATTGTTATAATGATTTTCTTAATGCGGTTTTCAATGTGAAAAAGTGTAGTAACGGGATATATGTGTTCCTCTTGGACAAGTCCATATGCTGAATTTAAGTAATGTTGGATTTTCAAAGCGTTCAAATACAAGGCATTTTAATATTATAGAGGTCACATAACTGATCTAAAACATATTGCGCCTGATACTTCTTTTTTTGATTAACATAATCAGTTGACTGGTTTGTGTAAAATGATAACAGAGCCGGAGGACGGAACTCCCGCGGAAAAAATAATGggattacataaaaaaatgtatccCAGTAAATAAAATGACTATTAACTTTAGGAAAAataaacctttatatatgttatgtattataataaaatacaatttacatttcaatattaaggatgaacacgaatgcggccactttcgtttttcacgaaaaccttctaaaatttaactaaaatgctagaattgtgaagatttcagtaatttagcatgacgtTATGGTGCTAGTAcgcgatatatgtgcattgtattgtaaaaacagcccatatttatgtagcagaagcattctacatgttctactgtccaataaataactaaaagtttacattttaacatttttgtaaaattgctatattttggggccaaaaaggggtcttactggacccactcctttgaaaatttaactgtctggAGTGATATATATCGTATATCACTCGaagcagtggtagaatctatagtCCTTGCAATTAAACGATACACATTTGAACCACTTAATGCGCACTGTACACCTAGATTACTGTATTTGTAAAATATGTTCATGTATGGAATATCTTGAATACGGTTTTTAAACTATAATCCTGTATATCTTAcaaattatttcatattcttgtaaatcaaaacaaatattcaaatgacATGGTAACCCAAAGATCACTGATTACTTGAATACTGttattatgacaaaatatataaatcttaCTACTAAACTGCATCTTTTTGTGTGATCAAATGTCTTTAGAATTATTAGAACTTTAGACATGACAGGCTTTATAACATACTTAATTTGCAAAAACCCTCAAGTGGAAATACTTAAAAGGAAACGATGGGCTTGACTAATTTACAGAAAGTTCTATTAAAATCTTGAATTTCCGATTTTTCCGATTTTCACTTTAGCATTCTACGTCAGTTAcagtatatagttatatatatatatgtttgtttaggAAAATAATATCATAATACTTAAGATAAAAAGTAAGCTTAAGATAATATTAAAAGCGTGATCTTCCGCAAAGACAGTTTATGTCAGGGGAATATTTGCATTTTCACCAATTATTAGTTATAGCAAAATTTTGGATCCATAAAACTCTGGGTTtccatttaaaataacaaatttccgATTGTTTATAATAAGATATCAGATATTTacttttcaattaatattttacctGTACCATATAGCATATACACGTATATTTTAAAAGCTATGCAATTAGTTGTTTCCAAATATTTGGCTATAGTTGGCTTAACAAATATGCGGTGAGACTATGAGACTTGATGGTTTTTGAGCACTCATACAATGCAGACAGAGAGGGTGGTATTTGTTTCCAAGTGAAACatgtgaaaataaaacaatataagacacaatgtataaaaattaCAAGTGATCAAGTTATAAGGATGTATGAATTTATACGACTCAAAAATAGTTATGGAACACTTTTATTGAGATAAATTAGGGTCAAACTTTGAGAACTCATATATTCGTATCACAAGGTATTAGTAAATTAGAAAACTATTTTAACCTCAAGACTGACTTTGTAAAGGagacacgacgggtgccacatgtggagcaggatctacttacccttccggagcacctgagatcacccctagtttttggtggggttcgtgttgtttattcattagttttctatgttgtgtcgtgtgtactattgtttttctgtttgtctttttcatttgtagccatggcgttgtcagtttgttttagatttatgagtttgactgtccctttggtatctttcgtccctcttttaaagattttagtataaaaagagctatatgtaaaatgagaataagtgctcatgattttagaattgagaaagatagatatagtaaaaaatacatagagagaactcaacgtctatgtcatcactgcttatcacatggatcaaattccattgaagatgagacccattttacagtaaattgtccattatatgatgaacagaggaaattattatttgataaagttatcactttttgtactaattttaaagaactacctaatgatgagaaatatttctggctgttcacaaatgagcatttaccaactctcatgtgcctaagaaattacattattaaaggtttagaaataagatccacatgtaaacaaaatatatgaagtaatttaatattttatatgttataacatttaatataatagttatataaaacacatgttgtgttaggctctgatcctatccataacgttatagtatggtattagttttctgttttgctttttccaatcatattgtgttgtaaaatgatgccctttatgggttcttgattagattgataaaattcttatcttaatCTTATCTTATCTATAGACAATGCTCACAATGCCCAGCGTTAACAGCAATACTTTTTCAAAGGATGTTGAACTGAATCAAAGAGTATTTcaaaaaatgatgtaaattttgGGGGTAACAAAGAGCCcctcctaatttttttttttttttttttggggggggggggtatatatttctgttaatattttattaattatttcccCAAATACAACAATTCGTCAATCGTGTGCGTTGTGTGCATTTTGTAACTAGACACTGTACCAAACAATTGTTTAAAAAGTTACTTTCAATTTTGACCCCTTCCTACAAAATTTGCGAACATAAAGCGATTTTTTTCTTCTgacaaatttgacaaaaacaatttacagaatttttttccatttgtcatATCGAAAAGTAGTCTAGCATGTATTTCTGAGGTTGGCAATATATTGGTagagaaagtaaaaaaaataattaataattaaaaaatcctgatttgtttttttaattttatttaaaaaatgtataaattggtACCATAGTACTCAACAAGTATTCATATTATCCTTTTTAAAgaattcttaattattttttttattattgtataacACCAAATCtgtcataaaaattcataagaACTGTCttctatttttatgttttcgtTGTCATATATACGGGAAAAGAAAATCGGTATATCTAAACTGTGATCTCAATCTACAACTTTGCAAAATTACAGCGAATATTGTTGCTTAAGAGATTGGCTTTCTTGGCTGAATAAAAGGGTGGTACATTGGTAATACCTTAATCCATCATTCAATACAAATTTGAATAAATCAGATTAAACGTGTTCCAAACATGGTGCAAGATGGCAATGATGTAATAAATCTAAAATAGATTATTGTTCATCCATTCATAGTATTTATTACTTgcaggaaaatataaaatgaccGTTTCCTATAGATTTCCAGCTGTCGGACGTTTACGAGGAAACAATCATTTACCAACATTAATGTTTGGAGTACCGTTAACAGTCATAATCAGATACGGTCAGTGTTGAGTGGGTTTATCTCATAGTAAATAAGATAGAGATTATAcatttccgtcagttttagtcaTTGTATACGCCTtagatttatattatttttaacttaaTACAGATAACCATTAAACTGATTGaataaatttccattttgaaaacaaaataaattaaatagttCTTATAGTGGGACTTAAGCCACAtgcaattggttttttttttatctaggcaTAGTTtggcatacatgtatttgttttgttgtatcaACATTCATGTTGTCTGCACTGAAAGCGATTCGGTCATTGATTAGCagattgtttttttgttgtcatttttcTCTCTCTTTTGAAATTTCTTTGCAGCTCTgtgattttgttactttttttgttatgacaacataaaaagtaaattttcaaaaatactgaactccgaggaaaattcaaaacggaaagtccaaaatcaaaagctcaaactcttCAAACGaatgtcatattactgacttggtacaggaattttcttatgttaaaaatggtgaattgaacctggttttatagttatcTTAACCTcacacttttatgacagtcgcaccaAATTCTATTGTATTGACAAAGATGTGtgaaaaaacaaatagacataaaaggttaaaaaaaaaataatgatagattcaaaaataaatttagaagTAGAACCGTTAAAGCGACAATGGTTTACCTAGATTTACATTAGGCTTTCCAAtaagcagcaaccctttatcaatgAAATTAGTATAGGGAATGCAAACTCTGGAATATCATCCCTACCAGGAGATACATACTCTATATGCAGGTGTTACGTTGAAATTAAACGTTCACAACTATGAAGCTGAAATcagtttttttatttctattttcaactgaatctCATTTTTAATTTCTAGATTTTAGTGAACATATGAGATATACTTAATTATaactgttgtatcctttatttctaaTTAATTATTAGTCTGGTGTCTAGGATGAGGTTTTGTCCATCATAGAGCTACCATAGAGTCGTGCTACCAAAACTTATTTTTAGTGAATGTATTGCTAGTTATCATACTGAATCAGTGGCTACACAGTGTTTACAAACAGTCAATGAACCGAAGCCCTTCGGAAGCACACCTTAAGGTGTTTTCCTGTAATCACcgagtttgtttttgtttgtttgatgtgATGTTTAACAAAGGGAAACAACTCATTTGTTGATTTACGGTTCATGTTATGTACTAAGCAAAAAGCATAAACAAGAGGTATTGTTAGGGATCTGAAAAATGTTTACCTCGTAGGTGTTTCACAAATATATGTTAAAAGTTGATAGCTCTGTGTTGGTAAGGACAAAATATGTCCTGTTTGTCTGCCtccaccattatttttttaaacagaggTCAGTTATTTATTAATTACACATTGATGAAACCCGATGAAAAATCGTCTCCGATAAAAATTCATAGCCCTAGAAATGTTTGGCAACAACACAAAGGAAACAGATACGTGTGATACTTAGCTATTTATTTCCACGTTTTTATTTACATCTGCATATTTGTTTGTGAATATTTGTATGACATTGATCTATATGGTCTGAGGATAGTTTAAATTAGGTTTTATCAGTATTTTTGACATGCTATGAAATTAAGAATGGAAGttaagaatgtgtcaaagacacaacaacccgaccaaagagtttGGCGCAcagatatatatgataaaaactaGTTATTGAATTTGAAAGAAGACTGTTTCAACACATTGTCAGCATTTCTTGTATTACTAAATGTGCGCCTATCTTTGTTGACCTCTTCTAATTTCTGACTTATCTGAGCTCCTTCagacatttgtcaaaaacaagaagatcaaagaaggcAGATAATTAAaattcacattcagatatattgatggtGTTTTCACCATTACATTGTAACAATCAAAACTGTATTTATTGGATTAAAGTACCCTCCTAGAACTAGAAATAAATGAAACAACAGAGACGGTCTGCTGAACCTCATATGTAGACCTATACCCTGAATTTGACATAAGCTATATTTTTaataccagaatctatgacaaacgagatgattttaattttgaaatagtaATGTCTACCACCTTAGCAGCAATAAACAAACTTCAACTGTATATTTGATTACCATTCACTACTCATTGTAATCTAAAAGAACGTCTCCGTCCATTTGCTTCAAAAAGGTTCATCGAAGGATACCAAGAGCTAGTTGGTGATAATGCCGAAGCAACTTCACAAATAACGTATGATGGTCTTGAGGTATAGGTTGTTAATCAACCTAATTACGTGTTAAAACGTTCTTTGTGTTTTAGTCTTTTACTGTAAAGTTGATTGCCGGTAATACCTTTCTTgcgtggctcggtatttataTATCCCGCCACTGTGAGATTTGTGATATGATAATTTTCAGTATGCTTGTCTTTTATAGTTGCGTATATGCCTAGTCTATTGAATCTCtacatgccattttgtttttcttgctGATAGAGTAGTTAGTTTTTACAGAAATGAAGCTTTTAACACAGCGTGACTGCTGTGgcccaatttttgacatttatcTATTTGGTTTGCTCATacattgttgttaatataatgtgATTTTATCCTACTGTCAAGGAACAGGTTTCGATAGCTATAAAAGCATGTTTGTTCCACCATTTTAGACGTTAAGAAATGCCCTtgccaagtaaggaatatgaaagttgttttccatttgagTTATTTGAATTTGCAATTTATTTGTAAAGAAACTTCCCGTTTTACATTTTTCTGTGTGTTCGTTTTTTAATGTTATGTTACTTGCAACTTACTTTTTATCCAAGTTGCTCCCAAAATTTCTAGTAGGGAATTCTAGTGATTTTAAGAACTCAATAGGACATTGCATAGCAACAATTTTCGAAAGAAAGAATAAAATGAAGTACAATAATagataattttaatataaattaaaggTACATTGAGACAACTGATATTCGGTATAAAAATTAAGACATATTGCTCTCGACAAAACCACTGCAGTTTTAACATGTTTGCATGGATTAAAATCCAATAGGCTTtacagatttttaaaaataaatgttgaaatattgagTAATGATCTGTTTTTCGTCCCTCCTAAAGTATTTAATCATATATACATCacattataataaattaatagACATAGACATAAAAAGCCAGAAACATTCATTTAGCATATCAAGCGTTTCCGAAAAGTCCCGTGACTGGAAGCTGCCGTTACAACAGTAGGTCTTTCATTTATAGGCCTTTTCCGAACGTACTCAAGATAAGTTTGTAAGAATCATGTGCAAGTCTGAAATTGTCCCATACTAATGATATGATGACATTTTGAAATGAATGTCTTGCAGCCTCGTTATCATATTTATTCGTTATCCAGGTATTTAACAATTTCTCCTGTGTATGCTGGGATGACTCTCTTTGAATTTGactgaaatagaaaaatatatagatgtaatacaaaaaaaaaatcatcaaagaacGCTCGTCTCAAATTGGATATTGCATATATTTTGCAATGGCACATCCCTATTCAAAGAACGTCTAACTTGCATAACAAAAACGCCATAACAACACAAAGGTCtatacttttaaaaagaaatagaaaattattggtcaaagtacggccttcaacacggaggctTGGCTTATACCAAAAAGCAAGTTATATCTATGTATGTTGAAGTTTGTTTGTGTTTCACTTCAGAGTTCCTGttattcctttgttttcctctaatagttgatgtgtttcctaggttttagtttgtaacccgatttgttttctctcaatcgatttttgacttttgaaaaccggtatatagtactgttgcctttactgaCCATGTATATATGTGTAACAACAATACTGCATCTTCATACGAATAAGGGATAGCATTAGGTTCGAAAAGCTTACCAAGTATATGAATTAAACACATTTCTTGTCAAAAACAGAATGATACTTAAACTTTGTGTCAACATTATACTGATGATTTTGTCATATATCAATCATGTTTGACAGACATAACACATTTATATATACTTCTAAAGTACTTACACAGAATCCTAAACTATGGAGGCAGTTGATGACGTTAAGGAAGGGACCTTTCCTAACTTCCCATAAGTCACCACTTTGGaattgaaattctttttccagtcCATACTGTTCACAGCCTTTGTTAAAGTTTTCAATGTTTGTCATAGCAACAAATGGTGACATGACCTTCTTCTGGAAGGTAATTGGTGATTTACCGTCTTTTTTCAAAAGAATGTTGATTAACCTAAAACAGAAAagccgatttttttttcatttcgttaTAATTAGTTTGAAGAAGCAATTGATACGTGCAAATATTAACTGTGTTCTTTCAATAATTAAAAACGTCATCAAAGATTTAGAGTTAAATGTTCCTACTGAAATATAATCATAAACTAAATGTTGATTATATTGGAAAATCTTAATACGATAGACAGCTTTTATATATTCAggattatacatatatatgattTGACATATTAAAGTCATATCTTATAACGCTTATATTGACATATTGACATATTGACAAGTAATGAGTACTCCTCCTCTTCTTATCAAAAGCTTAATCTCGTTACCTGTTTTCCATGTTTCAATGATTTGTTATGACAAGATTTTAACAtacctttttttatattcccCAATGACTCAATCCATTGAACAAACGCATGTTCCATCTCCCTCAGAACAATTCACCCTTAAACATATTGGGATATTCCGTTCTATGTATAATTTTTTCAAACAGCTCTCCGTTtttctatgtctatgtctatttTCTATATATCCCTGGTTTTTTTAAACCATTGTCTACATACctaaatgtctgtaccaaatcaggaatatgacagttgatatccattcgtttgatgtttttgagcatttgattttcaaatttgattAAGGATTTTTCTttaagaattttcctcggagttcagtatttttgtgatattactttttacaTGTTATGTTTTAGCATTCCCATAAAGGTTACTCCAAAAACGCTTCAGACACATGAAACCTATTGCAGTCATTTTCATTTACTAGCACTTGGTTTTTACCACTGCTGGTGGCCTGTTAGTCCCACGaattcctcggttttagtttgtaactcggatttatTTTCACTCAATCGATTtacgacttttgaacagcggtatactacggttGTCTTTTTAGAGTATAATAAGTTCAGTAGTCATTGCTTTAGTACTATCATAACTATATCCAAACTGTTCTGAAATTCCCCGtttaaatattcaataattattgataaacatatgttCCTGCTTTATAAGGCAAAGATGAGTTTTTCTTATAACGGCCCTGATTTTCCATATTGCATTTAATGTTTCTTTGTGTCTTTTCCTGGCTTTCAAATGATTAATTTTGAGCGAATCTGGTGAAGGATAATCATGCAAATAAAAACTTTCGAACGCAGataactttaataaaacatttaaacaaaaaaaaattataatgacGACTAGGGGATTTTTAGACATAAAAGACAATATAAATGAAGAATACTGGTAAGCTTGATTAATTGCTACATcgtctttttttaataaagtgagttgacaaaatatatcaataaatattttatttattgtaacataaatAGTATGGTTGACAGACAATTCGATCTTTTTTCTACACGAGAATATCAGTGAACTTTTGATTAATCAATGTATCGAAATTGTTGATGCGTTGTCCTTTTACTCGTTATTTTTAGAAACACAAATCTAAATCATTGACAATATCTTTGGAAACTAAGAAAACATGAATTAGCGATTCAAGCGGTTCCGCAAAACACGTGACCGGAAGCTGCCTGAGATTGGTTCAGTGTTATTCCTCTGTACGAACATCAGTCCTCAATTGTTAAAAACTAATTAAATTGTAAATGTAtgcaaattaaagataaaaaatgtCCAATCTAAATGAAATGATGACGTAATGCCATGAGTCCTTGCAGCATTTTGTATCACATCTATTCGTTGTCCAAGTATTTACGGATTTCTCCTGTGTATTTTGGAGTAACTCCCTTTTTGTTTGCCTAAAATAGAGACAAAGGTTTATAACTATGTCGTTTTGATAATTGAAATGGAAACATATCATAAATTCAATCATTACATCTCATAAATAATGAAACATcaggatttctgatatttttcaaaaattcacaTTCTGcggttttcaaattatttgacTGGATATTAATCTCTGTTCATTGCCCTTTTTATAATTCGGATACAGGCCGCATATGACATATTTTGAATCAGCTGATATTTAACTCGAATTGTTCATGTTTTGTTTATGTAATGCTAACTCATATTTTGCATACTCTATTGTAACATATTGTTAGTAATATAAAACTGACTGGAAAGTAATTTCCATAATAAGTCACTTTAATTGtctttaatatttaattatttttgtaaactgcATTAAGATTGTATTACTCCTTATTCCTTGGGTTgcgttaaattattttttcagtaCTGCTGTTCTTAGCTATACTCGTGAAGTCTTTGAGTTGTTAGCAGCAGATATGATATTTCTACAAATAACATTATTTGGTTGTTTGGATttgtaaaaacaatgaaatgttcgtcaaattttgttatatttttgtgcACAATGCTTTAATCTGATATTCTTCATTTGTTCTCCAAATAGCATGGAATTTAGAAATACAACACCATGGTTTTACATGTGCAAAAAAGAATTCAATAGGGCAGTCAAGTGTCCCTGATGAGTCCTTTGTACACGGAACGCGCATCTgttatacaaaattttaatcggTATGTTTAAGTGTATTTATGTTATGACTGTGTGCCTATTCTTGATATACTGGTTTGAATTCGATTTTCAACTGGTTATAGTTTAAGTACAAACTCTTTGGTGACTTGTTAGCGTTCTAAGTTTCAAATATTGATTTGATCTGCATGTATACTACACTTACAACAAATCCTAAGCTAGAGATACAGTTGATAACATTGAGGAAAGGACCTTTTCTTACTTCCCACAAATCTCCACTTTGGAATTCGGATTCTCTGTCTACGCCATAATCTTGAATGCCTTTGTTGAAGTTTTCAATGTTTGTCATGGCAACGAAGGGTGACATGACCTTCTTTTGGAAATTGACTGGTGATTTTCcatcttttttcaataaaatattgatcAACCTatggaaaattttaaatcattgtaGAAACAGTTGTTAAAATAGTTCAAGGACATTGGTATTGAAAACAAGGGAAACACAAGTCAATCGGCCATTTAAAACCTAAAGAGATTGCTAACGTTAACATAGAGAGGCTATTTCTTCACGTGAATGGTTCTTTACATTAGAcgtatagatataaaaaagaagacgtggtatgattgccaatgagacaactgtccacaagagaccaaaatgacacagacattaacaactataggtcaccgtacggccttcaacaatgaacaaagaccCTACCGCATATAAAAGGCCCGGATATAACGAGAATTATTAAGATGTGCATATAATAATTTAACCGACAACCtttcaacatttatataatttaaaaataaaataaaataatgagatGAAAACACGTGCTTTGCTAGAATGTTGTGACAAAGATTGTATTAGAAAATAACTATTGTGTTTATATTAAGAAGAAATAAAACACTGTGATGATACTTTTCCTTCTTATCTTCTTCAATGTATTTGTATATGAAGACTTTGACAACATGTCCGCATCGATAAAATGAAATTCTGAAGTAATGTATTTTACTTCAAATAAACttattaacaaaacaattcaactaattaaggtagatggggtgtctacattataatccatagaatttttggataatttgctaaaatgtagtttatatcctgcttgtttaaaaacgttaataaaaagaatgggtcatcGGACTCATTTTCACgttacaggttgtgcaaaattgacagattttgtttAGATTAtacatggaaaacccaattttccgccataaaacaaaaactacaccatagaattttgagataaaacaTGAGAACAAAGCTCCAATagtatgctttcagataagaaaaagaaaaaatggggtcactggACTCGTTTTCCAGCTACATTATAAAATGGGTAAATTGCttacacattctattgtaaaagtaacactaccTGAATTATCTGCTCTTGCATTTGAGTTTCCTCCCCTTATTTGGCATAGTTGGAAAAagttgaataaaataaaagtatttgtgtttttgtaaaatacaaccataaagaTGATAAAACAAGGCATTTTCTATATTAGAATGAAATTtattacacatgaattacctattACTCTCAAAGTTTGCACATTTTagaccttgaccttgaccttgttttctggtattacaaaatccaagatggaggaagacaccctatctaccttaaggaCAAATGCTCATTTTATGACAGACATGCTGCACAAAATTGTGCAATGAACATGTATACGGGACTATTCTTCCACTATAGTTCAACTTACCTAAATGATTTATTTCACAAAACATGAAGATCTGTAAATGTGCAATCAAACAGCATTCAAGCAGGTAAAGCGATCAGTTCAGGGAGCCAATCAATAGCTTCCGTAAAAGCAGATGATCGAATATGTCCAGATGAAAATCTTACCGACGCGTGAATATGAAATCGCTAGTGAATCAACATATCGGTACAAATTCAATGTTCTATGAAATATTACAACTAGTCTTGAGTTTAAAGTACCCGAAAATTCTTATTGAATGTGGATATTCAACTTTCAGAGAAAATCTTAAAgagaactttccatttataaGGTTTCTAACAATTGTATATGATTTAAGTCATTAATAAATAAAGTTCACCTAACAACAATTAACAAAATCTatgtacaaatacattttttcatggtttcaAATATTAACTAAATATGATAAGGGTATGAGAAATGTGTATAATAGCATGTATATGTATAAATTTGAacataaataatgaaatagaaaatgtTTGATGAAATCGACAAATGAAACAGAGCAATGAGCAGAACACAGGCAATAGTAAACATTTGTTAATGTTATGCGTCAATTCGATACAATAACTTAAAGCTTTCATACAAACACAACTAACAAAATTTCAAACGATCATATTGGTATATAATAAAGAGAAAAACAAGATGATAAGACTCTTATTGAATA
Above is a window of Mytilus galloprovincialis chromosome 7, xbMytGall1.hap1.1, whole genome shotgun sequence DNA encoding:
- the LOC143082417 gene encoding transgelin-2-like isoform X3 — translated: MSGRASKSGIGLKVEKKLEENYDREEAAGTPTHVVNWVNAILGSEHDPIPGTDWKSICNHLRDGVALCKLINILLKKDGKSPITFQKKVMSPFVAMTNIENFNKGCEQYGLEKEFQFQSGDLWEVRKGPFLNVINCLHSLGFCSNSKRVIPAYTGEIVKYLDNE
- the LOC143082417 gene encoding transgelin-2-like isoform X1 → MSGSGRANKSGLGYEVEKKMEANYDREEAAGTPTHVVNWVNAILGSEHDPIPGTDWKSICNHLRDGVALCKLINILLKKDGKSPITFQKKVMSPFVAMTNIENFNKGCEQYGLEKEFQFQSGDLWEVRKGPFLNVINCLHSLGFCSNSKRVIPAYTGEIVKYLDNE
- the LOC143082417 gene encoding transgelin-2-like isoform X5; amino-acid sequence: MSFRASKSGLGYEVQRKLELNYDREEAAGTPTHVVNWVNAILGSEHDPIPGTDWKSICNHLRDGVALCKLINILLKKDGKSPITFQKKVMSPFVAMTNIENFNKGCEQYGLEKEFQFQSGDLWEVRKGPFLNVINCLHSLGFCSNSKRVIPAYTGEIVKYLDNE
- the LOC143082417 gene encoding transgelin-2-like isoform X4 gives rise to the protein MSGRASKSGIGLKVEKKLEENYDREEAAGTPTHVVNWVNAILGSEHDPIPGTDWKSICNHLRDGVALCKLINILLKKDGKSPVNFQKKVMSPFVAMTNIENFNKGIQDYGVDRESEFQSGDLWEVRKGPFLNVINCISSLGFVANKKGVTPKYTGEIRKYLDNE
- the LOC143082417 gene encoding myophilin-like isoform X2, coding for MSGSGRANKSGLGYEVEKKMEANYDREEAAGTPTHVVNWVNAILGSEHDPIPGTDWKSICNHLRDGVALCKLINILLKKDGKSPVNFQKKVMSPFVAMTNIENFNKGIQDYGVDRESEFQSGDLWEVRKGPFLNVINCISSLGFVANKKGVTPKYTGEIRKYLDNE
- the LOC143082417 gene encoding transgelin-2-like isoform X6, producing MSFRASKSGLGYEVQRKLELNYDREEAAGTPTHVVNWVNAILGSEHDPIPGTDWKSICNHLRDGVALCKLINILLKKDGKSPVNFQKKVMSPFVAMTNIENFNKGIQDYGVDRESEFQSGDLWEVRKGPFLNVINCISSLGFVANKKGVTPKYTGEIRKYLDNE